In a genomic window of Streptomyces sp. NBC_01142:
- a CDS encoding cytochrome P450, whose product MPMSQDVDLADPLFWRLPRAARLEAFARLRKLDAPVYFDAPGRGFSALVKHADVQEASRLPRQFASAPGVTTPEPAAWAKAVFGNSMVNMDGAEHARMRRIVSRAFTPRLLAAAEEDVRDVARRVVDEMISARPDDFVASVASRMPFEVICNLMGIPERYRPEIADRIDQASENVGVKRGVRARLRMPGRGLRALAHMQLVMAKLARERRRRPAGDLISALVCADIDGQALSSRQLGAFFSLLLVAGVETTRNAIAHGLALLTEHPDQRALLVSDFDRYADGAVDEIVRHSTPIIQFRRTVTTECALGGRTFHPGEKVVLFYASANRDEAVFDAPDAFDITRSPNPHLGYGGGGPHYCLGSHLALQEMKALFHELLTRPRGLRAVGLPELVDSSFDNRVRALRFAFETS is encoded by the coding sequence ATGCCCATGTCGCAGGATGTCGATCTCGCCGACCCGCTGTTCTGGCGGCTGCCGCGCGCCGCCCGCCTGGAGGCCTTCGCACGACTGCGGAAGCTGGACGCCCCCGTGTACTTCGACGCTCCGGGGCGGGGGTTTTCCGCTCTGGTCAAGCACGCCGATGTGCAGGAGGCGAGCCGCCTGCCGCGGCAGTTCGCCAGCGCACCCGGGGTGACCACTCCGGAACCGGCCGCCTGGGCGAAGGCCGTGTTCGGCAATTCCATGGTCAACATGGATGGCGCGGAGCACGCCAGGATGCGCCGTATCGTCTCGCGGGCCTTCACACCACGGCTGCTCGCCGCCGCCGAGGAGGACGTCCGCGATGTCGCCAGGCGCGTCGTGGACGAAATGATCAGCGCGCGGCCGGACGACTTCGTCGCTTCCGTCGCGTCCCGTATGCCCTTTGAGGTCATCTGCAATCTGATGGGCATCCCGGAGCGCTACCGGCCGGAAATCGCCGACCGCATCGATCAGGCGTCGGAGAACGTCGGTGTGAAGCGCGGCGTCCGCGCGCGTCTGCGGATGCCGGGACGCGGTCTGCGCGCCCTGGCCCATATGCAGCTGGTGATGGCGAAGCTCGCCCGCGAGCGCCGCCGTCGCCCCGCCGGGGATCTCATCTCCGCCCTGGTGTGCGCGGACATCGACGGCCAGGCTCTGTCCTCACGTCAACTCGGCGCTTTCTTCTCGCTGTTGCTGGTCGCCGGTGTGGAAACCACGCGCAATGCCATCGCCCATGGACTGGCACTGCTGACCGAGCATCCCGATCAGCGTGCCCTGCTGGTGTCCGACTTCGATCGGTACGCGGACGGAGCCGTGGACGAGATCGTGCGTCATTCGACGCCGATCATTCAGTTCCGTCGTACGGTCACGACCGAATGCGCTCTGGGCGGGCGCACTTTCCACCCCGGCGAGAAGGTGGTGCTCTTCTACGCATCGGCCAATCGCGACGAAGCTGTCTTCGACGCCCCCGACGCCTTCGACATCACCCGGAGCCCGAATCCGCATCTCGGGTACGGGGGCGGCGGGCCGCACTACTGTCTGGGGTCCCATCTGGCGCTTCAGGAGATGAAGGCGCTGTTCCATGAACTGCTCACCAGGCCCCGCGGTCTGCGTGCGGTGGGACTTCCCGAGCTGGTCGACTCCAGTTTCGACAACCGGGTGCGGGCGCTGCGTTTCGCCTTCGAAACGTCCTGA